In Vespula pensylvanica isolate Volc-1 chromosome 2, ASM1446617v1, whole genome shotgun sequence, the genomic window TAAcagaaatcaaaattaattatccgGATGGTTCGAAAAATATGTTACATTATGTAAAGCTTAGGAGTTTGCTTCTGGATCGGCATAGAGGCAATAGGAATTTTTCGCTTACTCTATCTATTCCCATCTTTGACACCCTCAAAGTTTATAGAGTAGAATCTTAGTAACTAGATACacgtaaaattttcatatttacagTGGTtattaagattaataaatagtatttaacatttctctctccttgttacacattaataaatatgatctTTCCTGCCAATAAGGAAAGAACGTGTAATATAAAGTCACTTCAAGAGTTCGACTGTTCTACTAGATCCATATTCTTTTCAGCAGCAAACTCCAAAATTCTACATAGTTCTTAAAACATTGTTAGAGTACCTAAATTTTTAGCTAACGATATCTTATCTACTTCTGCAATTGGTTCACAAATTCTTAATGCAATAGGTAATATctgtttctttaaataataattaatatcaatcttTAGAGACTTGTTTTCTTTAAGTTCGTTTATATGATATGATTTGTTTGTAATCGATTTATCAGTTTCactctataataaaattatttgaatattaattacaaacttataattaattgaatatataatgtagaagtaataaacaaaaaataaacctGGCATATCACATAAGATATGGTATCTCCAGCTTTCCATATTTTACCATATCTTTTGTATAATCTTGTGGCTACCTGTATATGTGGTTGTTCTTCatcatgataattattaagatttttaGAAAGTTGTTTAGATATTATAAACGATGATAGAGATATCTGATTTTCTCTAATggttcttgaaatattttgcaatatttcgtaaattgcttttattttcatatcatgtggttgattagaaaaaatattattcagtATATTTCTGAAAAGTATTTGACATTATAACTATTTTAAAATTAGTTGTGTTATGAAGATTTAAATATACACTTACTTTCCAACTTCTACAGATAATGGACACCAATCTTTCCGTATTGTTTCTATACCCTTATGTATTTGCGATAATTCTATTCGACCATTTGGTAGTTTTTTCATTGCAAGTGctgcatatttctttttttgaaaaagtaataaatattgaaacacACTGTCAATATCTAGTACTATATTtctataagatttatttatttcccctttgatctattttataaatataatcagaaaaattttctttttaaataatatcgaattataaatatattaaaaatgaattgtattgatttatatatatttttataaaattacctTATCTCCAATAGAAATAACATCATTATACTCAAGAAGATTAGTTTTGATCATTATAGAATCAGTATCACCATAAATGATctcatatttcatattttcaattaaatgttttgtatttaatagaatttctcTACcttttgctaaaaaaaaattatttacatttattcacATTGTCAAGTactattatttcgataataatttattattttaacgaacaTGTAATTAAAGCAGCTAATCCTTTGGCATAAAATCTGCAATGTGGTGCACCCAAACAACCATATATACTGTTTGCCATAAGCTTTAAGGCTATTTGCTTTGCATTATATCGCATTTTTTGACTGGGTGAAATATCTggtaatgttattaatttttttacttgttttctATATTCAGTTAgtctttgtatttcttttggGATAACTCCAAGTTCTGAATTTAATTCTGGTATTTTTAAATCCTGTACATATTagttcaaattatatattaaatattattttaattagccATTtgattcaatataattttaaatatttaatgcagATCACTGTAAAACAGTGAATTCATGAATTTTACCTTATAATCAGTATATGCTGCTCCAGGTATTGTACTGAAGCATAGAttgtattctattattatactagGATATAAAGAGATATAATCCATTAATAAGATCAATGTAGTATAAAATCCTTTTATTGGAGTAAGAACTAAACCACCTTTATgagttgatatttttttcccagatatctctatatttaataattcatatttatgttatataaaactaAATGATTACAACATATAATTAGAGTATgaactaattttttattaataaactcACCACTTTCtatgtttttgtttatttttgaaGAATCTGGTAATATATAATCGTTTGCATGAAAAGCAtgcaataaaagaaattcatttctttccatttGGCTTCCTgctaatatttttgataaaatagtACCTGagtaaaattacattaaaaattttaatatcttttatatatagatatttgttttatatatataactcatTATACTTACCCGATATACACGTAAGTTCTATTGCAAACGGAATCATATTAAGTTTAAATGTTACAGATAGAATATCCAATGTGTCTGCAAGTGTTAATTTGATCAGATCTTCTAACCTTTTTTTTGtagtataatataagaaataatcctcagattttatttccttggattcattacttttcttgtttaatacctataataaaaaatttcaaatgaatttggatagaacattatttttataatcacataaaaatattttcaatacttACTGTTGTACAAAGGGATTGTAAATCATAACTTCTGCTTTTTATGTTTAACTCTTTagctataatttttatatcacataCAGGACGACCAGATAATGCtcgatttataaatgttttttgctaaaaaaataatatcatatagtTGCTTACATTActatctaattattaattccaatattatttaaaataaatgaagaatatatgtgaattttttctctactttattctagtaaatgtaaattacaatatttaccCTAGTAACAGGATATGTAAAATGCTTTACTTTTCCTAGTTTACTCCAATTTCCAAtgtttaaaataaacattCTATGTAATAATGATTCAAATTGATGACTACAATCATACCCTACATATAAATCTGGATCAGCTTCTTCTATTATTCTAAGTAATTCTTCTAGTAAGACACTTTcattttcacattttattatattagtatttgaaatattagacAACAGCTGATCTGTTTCATGTGGCCATAGAGTGTCATTTGGTTTAGTTATCActgaaagaagatataaaagtatttctcaattaaattatacaataaacattatggtatatatatatatataaataaataaacatacaaCAAAAAGTTTGTTTAAAAGATGGCTTTGGTACATCTTTGACAATCTGGCATTCatcttgtaaaataataacaaccaTAAGTATTTGATTCTGTTTAGTTTTTGGATCTGGACATGTACAAACATTTAATCCAGCAATTACCATTGGTGGCAATGACAATTTTGGAGAGTCAACACTAACagaaatattcttaatatttgtacaaatcagctgaaatttaaaaaataagatatattaatataaataattataaaattacatatattttatatttatgcatatattaaatattctgtgcgaattattttgtattatatatactagaAACATACTTTTACTTTGCACCAAATGGTATCAGATAGATCTTTTGTAGGATGTTTGATATCTAACCAACATGGccctttgatatttttttccagaAGTAATAATTGTAGAGGCGATATAGTAGTctctaaaattttttctatagcAAATCCACTGTAATTTGAATCTATAGCTGGATACATTGCTGGATATAGAATTTCCAAATATTCTGTATAAGTTTGTACATCTTCTTTGAAAACATACTTTTTCCAAACCCGACgactttgaaattcttttatacCTAATTTATTTGCAAGttcattaaattcattatatacatCTTCCATAGTAGTTAATCTTAAATTGGCATCAAATGAATCTATAAActataatatgtaaatgaaaatatattatacttgataactgatttataatagaagtattattttacatacatgTTTTGTTGGTAGAAGATATATTCTCCTTggcaaattttttattgataaacaACAAGAATAACATGTTTTAATGGAATCAATATAAACTTttccaaataaataaacaattccCTGTTGTTTATATGTATCCTCATATGCATCCCACCAATAAAAACGGCTAATTGTTTCTCCATTTGAATTTTTAGTAATTGGGAGAGAAATATCTATATCATTCGAAAAGACTTTAATTTTGTCTAGTTGTGCTTCTAGATTAGTAGTATTCAATTGATTAGATGGTACAAAATCTTGTTTtgatatattagaatttttcaatattggTTGACATTTATTTTGTGAATCTTTCATATCCATAGTATTTGATAATCTTTCTTCAACTTCTTTACTTGATTCTTGAAAAGATATGTCAAATGGCTAAAAATAGTTATAATTTTATGGatcatcattttatatataacacaatGTAAAAACAAACTTActtctttgaaatattgaCTAAAATCTTCATTTAGAATGTCTATATTATCAGTTATCTGTTCATAACTAGTACATGAATTTGTTTCATAAGAATGTAATACATTAATATCTTCAACATTCAAATTTATAGTT contains:
- the LOC122626929 gene encoding DNA polymerase alpha catalytic subunit-like isoform X1, with the protein product MEKKEKISKSKKDTCVIDLTTTDDKHVQASTNSCILQTKKRKIYKNEASLQLCVKEIEYKRKYTTLQNVIKKVKINTISMPVSEITQKADNTVIIIDSSTNNINVEDPLSRKSIKENAKNEIISVIPALNLHVKNTILLHSKCDTDKKEINPVNQTINLDDENITVLHSKCNTDKREITSTTPIINVDLEDITVLNSKCNTDKKKITSTTPIINVDLEDITVLNSKCNTGKKEINSVTQTTNLHGQDISVLNSKCNTDKKEIALTINNSEKKDKSSVTQTINLNVEDINVLHSYETNSCTSYEQITDNIDILNEDFSQYFKEPFDISFQESSKEVEERLSNTMDMKDSQNKCQPILKNSNISKQDFVPSNQLNTTNLEAQLDKIKVFSNDIDISLPITKNSNGETISRFYWWDAYEDTYKQQGIVYLFGKVYIDSIKTCYSCCLSIKNLPRRIYLLPTKHFIDSFDANLRLTTMEDVYNEFNELANKLGIKEFQSRRVWKKYVFKEDVQTYTEYLEILYPAMYPAIDSNYSGFAIEKILETTISPLQLLLLEKNIKGPCWLDIKHPTKDLSDTIWCKVKLICTNIKNISVSVDSPKLSLPPMVIAGLNVCTCPDPKTKQNQILMVVIILQDECQIVKDVPKPSFKQTFCLITKPNDTLWPHETDQLLSNISNTNIIKCENESVLLEELLRIIEEADPDLYVGYDCSHQFESLLHRMFILNIGNWSKLGKVKHFTYPVTRQKTFINRALSGRPVCDIKIIAKELNIKSRSYDLQSLCTTVLNKKSNESKEIKSEDYFLYYTTKKRLEDLIKLTLADTLDILSVTFKLNMIPFAIELTCISGTILSKILAGSQMERNEFLLLHAFHANDYILPDSSKINKNIESEISGKKISTHKGGLVLTPIKGFYTTLILLMDYISLYPSIIIEYNLCFSTIPGAAYTDYKDLKIPELNSELGVIPKEIQRLTEYRKQVKKLITLPDISPSQKMRYNAKQIALKLMANSIYGCLGAPHCRFYAKGLAALITSKGREILLNTKHLIENMKYEIIYGDTDSIMIKTNLLEYNDVISIGDKIKGEINKSYRNIVLDIDSVFQYLLLFQKKKYAALAMKKLPNGRIELSQIHKGIETIRKDWCPLSVEVGKNILNNIFSNQPHDMKIKAIYEILQNISRTIRENQISLSSFIISKQLSKNLNNYHDEEQPHIQVATRLYKRYGKIWKAGDTISYVICQSETDKSITNKSYHINELKENKSLKIDINYYLKKQILPIALRICEPIAEVDKISLAKNLGLDNAHGYKGIVCTLNNIEKQIMITADRFKHCKALTFRCINENCRNEITIKDVTSESSNGCQLFLNTICSNTTCKIPLWKNVNAISNELVLNIRQAINMYYSNELKCKNPLCSNVTKRLPMYFYTMYPKCDKCNESFICRKYTETDLYDQICFYHKIFDISHLQNKLSLVDYPEEIISVYNTLKDIVNKYLKCTSYLIVNFDKVFQNRFIKYTVHDSDYDISSNDYAHMESKQL
- the LOC122626929 gene encoding DNA polymerase alpha catalytic subunit-like isoform X2 → MDMKDSQNKCQPILKNSNISKQDFVPSNQLNTTNLEAQLDKIKVFSNDIDISLPITKNSNGETISRFYWWDAYEDTYKQQGIVYLFGKVYIDSIKTCYSCCLSIKNLPRRIYLLPTKHFIDSFDANLRLTTMEDVYNEFNELANKLGIKEFQSRRVWKKYVFKEDVQTYTEYLEILYPAMYPAIDSNYSGFAIEKILETTISPLQLLLLEKNIKGPCWLDIKHPTKDLSDTIWCKVKLICTNIKNISVSVDSPKLSLPPMVIAGLNVCTCPDPKTKQNQILMVVIILQDECQIVKDVPKPSFKQTFCLITKPNDTLWPHETDQLLSNISNTNIIKCENESVLLEELLRIIEEADPDLYVGYDCSHQFESLLHRMFILNIGNWSKLGKVKHFTYPVTRQKTFINRALSGRPVCDIKIIAKELNIKSRSYDLQSLCTTVLNKKSNESKEIKSEDYFLYYTTKKRLEDLIKLTLADTLDILSVTFKLNMIPFAIELTCISGTILSKILAGSQMERNEFLLLHAFHANDYILPDSSKINKNIESEISGKKISTHKGGLVLTPIKGFYTTLILLMDYISLYPSIIIEYNLCFSTIPGAAYTDYKDLKIPELNSELGVIPKEIQRLTEYRKQVKKLITLPDISPSQKMRYNAKQIALKLMANSIYGCLGAPHCRFYAKGLAALITSKGREILLNTKHLIENMKYEIIYGDTDSIMIKTNLLEYNDVISIGDKIKGEINKSYRNIVLDIDSVFQYLLLFQKKKYAALAMKKLPNGRIELSQIHKGIETIRKDWCPLSVEVGKNILNNIFSNQPHDMKIKAIYEILQNISRTIRENQISLSSFIISKQLSKNLNNYHDEEQPHIQVATRLYKRYGKIWKAGDTISYVICQSETDKSITNKSYHINELKENKSLKIDINYYLKKQILPIALRICEPIAEVDKISLAKNLGLDNAHGYKGIVCTLNNIEKQIMITADRFKHCKALTFRCINENCRNEITIKDVTSESSNGCQLFLNTICSNTTCKIPLWKNVNAISNELVLNIRQAINMYYSNELKCKNPLCSNVTKRLPMYFYTMYPKCDKCNESFICRKYTETDLYDQICFYHKIFDISHLQNKLSLVDYPEEIISVYNTLKDIVNKYLKCTSYLIVNFDKVFQNRFIKYTVHDSDYDISSNDYAHMESKQL